From a single Cyclobacterium marinum DSM 745 genomic region:
- a CDS encoding dipeptidase, with amino-acid sequence MFTIDAHLDLSMNALEWNRDLTQPVEAINAREKGMTDKTDRGNATVSLPTLRKGEIGLVVATQIARYVAPDNPLPGWNSPEQAWAQTQGQLAWYQAMEAKGEMVQIRNKKQLNEHVKLWKNGEPNDKKPVGYILSLEGADSIVELSYLEIAYKNGLRALGPAHYGPGRYAQGTDASGPLGESGRALLKEMERLNIILDATHLCDVCFWEALDHFNGHVWASHNNCRALVDHNRQFSDEMIKALVDRGAVIGGALDAWMMVPGWIRGKSLPKEMDCDLEKVVDHMDHICQIAGNANHIGIGTDLDGAYGREQSPYDLETIADIARIPGMLLKRGYTEEDVEKVMHKNWLRFLNEAWS; translated from the coding sequence ATGTTTACTATAGATGCTCATTTAGATTTAAGTATGAATGCCCTTGAATGGAACAGGGATCTTACTCAGCCTGTGGAAGCAATTAATGCCCGAGAAAAAGGGATGACTGACAAAACAGATCGTGGGAACGCAACTGTTTCTTTACCTACCTTGAGAAAAGGAGAAATTGGTCTGGTAGTAGCAACACAAATTGCTCGCTATGTAGCCCCGGACAATCCACTTCCCGGATGGAACAGTCCGGAGCAAGCTTGGGCTCAAACCCAAGGGCAACTGGCCTGGTATCAAGCCATGGAAGCTAAAGGGGAAATGGTTCAAATCAGGAATAAAAAGCAATTGAATGAGCATGTCAAACTATGGAAGAATGGAGAGCCGAATGATAAAAAACCGGTTGGTTACATTCTATCTTTAGAAGGTGCAGATTCCATTGTAGAATTAAGTTACCTCGAAATAGCATATAAGAATGGGTTGAGAGCGCTTGGACCAGCACATTATGGACCTGGGAGATATGCTCAAGGAACAGATGCTTCCGGACCTCTTGGAGAAAGTGGCAGGGCTTTGCTTAAAGAAATGGAGCGTTTAAATATCATTTTAGATGCGACCCATTTATGTGATGTTTGTTTTTGGGAAGCATTGGATCATTTTAATGGTCACGTTTGGGCTAGCCACAATAATTGCAGAGCTCTTGTTGATCACAATAGGCAGTTTAGCGATGAAATGATCAAAGCACTTGTGGATAGAGGGGCAGTAATTGGTGGTGCTTTAGATGCTTGGATGATGGTGCCGGGTTGGATTAGAGGGAAGTCATTGCCCAAAGAGATGGATTGTGATTTGGAGAAAGTTGTAGACCATATGGACCATATCTGTCAAATTGCCGGCAATGCTAACCATATTGGAATAGGTACGGATTTAGATGGCGCTTATGGTAGAGAACAAAGTCCTTATGACCTTGAGACAATTGCTGATATCGCAAGAATACCTGGGATGTTGCTGAAAAGAGGCTATACAGAAGAAGATGTTGAGAAGGTAATGCATAAAAATTGGTTGCGATTTTTAAACGAAGCTTGGTCTTAG
- a CDS encoding phytoene desaturase family protein has translation MRPKKIVVIGSGFSGLSTATHLAAAGHSVLVLEKNEVLGGRARKFNANGFTFDMGPSWYWMPDVFENYFSNFGKKAADYYDLVRLDPSYAVFFGKGDDIKIPANLDEFKAELEKLEPGVSEKLDAFLKQAAFKYERGINDLVHRPSLSFMEFLDFRLFRDFLKMDIFQSMSKHLRKFFTHEKIIRLMEFPVLFLGETAQKIPALYSLMNYADIVLGTWYPLGGMHKIIEGMVALAKEKGVVLRNNAEVVAISAENSAAKTVKLANGEEITFDFLVASADYHHVDKNLLAPEYSNYSQKYWDRRVMAPSSLLFYIGVNKRLKNLQHHNLFFDEPLEPHADAIYTNPRWPEKPLFYVSAPSVTDPAVAPEGKENLFVLIPLAPDLKDTEELRNEYFHKVMDRLEKITGQEIRPHIEYNRSYAHSDFKKDYFAFKGNAYGLANTLKQTAILKPTLRNKKLSNLYYTGQLTVPGPGVPPSLISGEVVAKEILKRI, from the coding sequence ATGAGACCAAAAAAGATTGTTGTGATCGGCTCCGGTTTTTCCGGATTATCTACAGCCACTCATCTGGCGGCCGCAGGGCATAGTGTACTTGTACTGGAGAAAAATGAGGTCTTAGGTGGAAGGGCTAGAAAATTTAATGCCAATGGTTTTACATTTGATATGGGGCCAAGTTGGTATTGGATGCCGGATGTATTTGAAAATTATTTCAGCAATTTTGGTAAAAAGGCAGCTGATTATTATGATTTGGTCAGATTAGACCCTTCATATGCAGTTTTTTTTGGTAAAGGGGATGATATAAAAATCCCAGCAAACTTGGATGAGTTTAAAGCGGAACTTGAAAAATTAGAGCCGGGAGTTTCAGAAAAGTTAGATGCTTTCTTAAAACAAGCAGCTTTCAAATATGAAAGAGGCATAAATGATTTGGTCCATAGACCAAGCCTTTCTTTCATGGAGTTTTTGGATTTCAGACTATTTAGAGATTTTTTGAAAATGGATATTTTTCAATCCATGTCTAAACACCTACGTAAGTTTTTCACCCATGAGAAAATTATCAGACTGATGGAGTTTCCTGTGTTGTTTCTTGGAGAAACAGCACAGAAAATTCCTGCATTGTACAGTTTGATGAATTATGCTGACATTGTTTTGGGTACTTGGTATCCATTGGGAGGAATGCATAAAATTATTGAAGGAATGGTTGCTCTGGCGAAAGAAAAAGGCGTGGTCCTTAGAAATAACGCAGAGGTGGTAGCGATATCTGCAGAGAATAGCGCAGCAAAAACAGTGAAGTTGGCAAACGGAGAAGAGATTACATTTGATTTTTTAGTGGCAAGTGCTGATTATCATCATGTGGATAAAAATTTATTAGCTCCTGAGTACAGTAATTACAGTCAAAAATATTGGGACCGTAGGGTAATGGCTCCTTCTTCCCTTTTGTTTTATATTGGGGTAAATAAACGTTTGAAGAATTTACAACATCACAATTTGTTTTTTGATGAGCCTTTGGAACCACATGCTGACGCCATTTATACCAACCCTAGATGGCCGGAGAAACCTTTGTTTTATGTTTCTGCCCCTTCTGTAACTGATCCTGCAGTAGCACCTGAAGGAAAAGAAAATCTCTTTGTGTTGATTCCCTTGGCTCCCGATTTAAAAGACACTGAAGAGTTGAGAAATGAATATTTTCACAAAGTAATGGATAGGCTAGAAAAGATTACAGGTCAGGAAATTAGACCGCATATTGAGTACAATCGTTCCTATGCACACAGTGATTTTAAGAAAGATTATTTTGCATTCAAAGGAAATGCTTACGGTTTGGCCAATACTTTAAAACAAACGGCGATTTTAAAGCCAACTCTTAGGAATAAAAAATTATCTAACCTATATTATACAGGACAGTTGACCGTTCCAGGGCCTGGAGTTCCCCCATCTTTGATCTCCGGAGAAGTAGTAGCAAAAGAGATTTTAAAGCGTATTTAA
- a CDS encoding D-TA family PLP-dependent enzyme, which produces MNRNYMHDNWFELNHPEKIDSPALLVYLDRARKNIDKVIQEVGAAHRLRPHVKTNKSAEACQLMIDAGITAFKGATIAEIELLASVGAKDVLLAYQPVGPKIDRFLALVANYPEVKFKCLIDHVDAAKPLNEKLLEAGLGIGVYIDLNAGTNRTGIAPGAAAEELFEELVAMEGLNPVGFHLYDGHLRDPDLQKREEACDAGFAPIAQMREKLEKKHQVTLDVIAGGSTTFPFHSKRERITCAPGTFIYWDEGYASGLPEQSYEYAALVLCRVVSLPTSNYVCVDLGYKAIASENPLNNRVKFLNAPDLEPVSHSEEHLVLEAKEGHSYKIGDVLYGVPIHICPTVASYQEALVIQEGEQIASWRTIARDRRITF; this is translated from the coding sequence ATGAATAGGAATTATATGCATGACAATTGGTTTGAATTAAACCATCCTGAAAAAATTGATAGTCCGGCATTGCTGGTATATTTGGATAGGGCTAGAAAAAATATTGATAAGGTAATTCAGGAGGTTGGGGCTGCTCATCGGCTTAGGCCTCATGTAAAGACCAATAAATCAGCAGAGGCATGCCAGCTCATGATTGATGCGGGGATCACTGCCTTTAAAGGGGCCACAATAGCTGAAATTGAACTACTAGCTTCTGTGGGGGCTAAGGATGTATTACTGGCTTATCAGCCGGTGGGGCCTAAGATTGATCGGTTTTTGGCTTTAGTAGCCAACTATCCGGAGGTTAAGTTTAAGTGTCTGATAGATCATGTAGATGCAGCCAAACCCTTAAATGAAAAGCTGTTGGAGGCTGGTTTAGGGATTGGTGTTTACATTGATCTGAACGCGGGAACAAATAGAACAGGTATTGCTCCCGGTGCTGCTGCGGAAGAATTATTTGAAGAGCTGGTAGCGATGGAAGGTTTAAACCCTGTAGGGTTTCATTTGTATGATGGCCATTTGCGAGATCCGGACCTTCAAAAAAGGGAAGAAGCTTGTGATGCGGGCTTCGCTCCAATTGCTCAAATGCGAGAAAAACTGGAGAAAAAACACCAAGTAACTTTAGATGTAATTGCCGGAGGGTCAACTACTTTCCCTTTTCATTCCAAAAGGGAAAGGATTACTTGCGCGCCTGGGACATTTATTTACTGGGATGAAGGGTATGCAAGTGGACTTCCGGAACAATCTTACGAATACGCGGCATTGGTATTGTGTCGGGTAGTGTCTTTACCTACTTCCAATTATGTATGTGTGGACTTAGGTTACAAAGCGATTGCCTCTGAAAATCCATTGAATAACCGGGTGAAATTTCTAAATGCCCCGGATTTGGAACCGGTAAGTCACAGTGAAGAGCACCTTGTTTTAGAAGCCAAGGAGGGACATTCTTATAAAATAGGAGATGTTTTATATGGGGTTCCAATTCATATTTGTCCTACGGTTGCCTCTTACCAGGAAGCGCTTGTTATCCAAGAAGGTGAGCAAATTGCTAGTTGGAGAACCATTGCCAGGGACAGGAGAATTACTTTTTAA
- a CDS encoding RNA polymerase sigma factor: MTTLEFSYSLTKLSPSLKPFALKLTRDMDDANDLLQDTMVKAFTNKDKFTDGTNLKAWLYTIMKNTFITNYQRMVRRGTFVDTTENLHFINSGSTIIENGVYGDFAMNDITKAINRLDEVYKSPFLMHYRGFKYHEIAIKLNIPIGTVKNRIHIARKLLKDDLKVYTTIN, encoded by the coding sequence ATGACAACTTTAGAATTTAGTTATTCGCTTACAAAGCTCAGTCCTTCCTTGAAGCCATTTGCTTTAAAATTGACACGGGATATGGATGATGCAAATGATTTATTGCAGGACACCATGGTAAAAGCCTTTACCAATAAGGACAAGTTTACAGATGGTACCAATTTGAAAGCTTGGTTGTATACCATTATGAAAAACACCTTTATCACCAATTACCAAAGGATGGTGAGGAGAGGAACCTTTGTGGATACTACTGAAAATCTTCATTTTATCAATTCCGGTTCAACGATTATTGAAAATGGAGTGTATGGGGATTTTGCAATGAATGACATAACCAAAGCGATTAATCGATTGGATGAGGTTTATAAATCTCCCTTTTTAATGCATTATAGAGGCTTTAAATATCATGAAATCGCCATTAAATTAAATATCCCAATTGGGACAGTAAAAAACAGGATACATATTGCAAGGAAGCTATTAAAAGACGATCTTAAGGTTTATACTACCATTAACTAA
- a CDS encoding phytoene/squalene synthase family protein produces the protein MDSKQLFDETALDCSKLITQRYSTSFTLGIKTLCKGLHKPIYGIYGFVRYADEIVDTFHDKDKKRLLEKFRQDTYTAIEEGISMNPVLHGFQLIVNKYHIETELIEAFLKSMAMDLDFATYNDSKYKEYIYGSAEVVGLMCLRVFCEGDREKYEELKYAACKLGSAFQKVNFLRDLKSDYEERGRVYFPGVDFKTFNNTVKSKIESDIERDFEEALIGINQLPRGAKLGVKIAYLYYLKLFYKIKSLSPETITQRRIRIPNARKFTLLISTYFGYKVGWN, from the coding sequence ATGGATTCAAAGCAACTTTTTGACGAAACGGCCTTGGACTGTAGTAAACTAATTACACAGCGCTACAGTACTTCTTTTACATTAGGCATCAAGACTTTGTGTAAAGGTCTTCACAAACCCATTTATGGGATTTATGGATTTGTAAGGTATGCAGATGAAATCGTTGATACGTTTCATGATAAAGATAAAAAGAGATTGCTTGAAAAATTTAGACAGGACACCTATACGGCAATTGAGGAAGGTATAAGTATGAATCCGGTTTTACATGGCTTTCAATTAATTGTTAATAAATACCATATTGAAACGGAACTCATTGAGGCTTTTCTTAAAAGCATGGCCATGGATTTGGATTTTGCTACTTACAATGATTCCAAGTACAAAGAATACATTTATGGCTCAGCTGAAGTAGTTGGGTTGATGTGTTTACGTGTGTTTTGTGAAGGAGATAGAGAAAAGTATGAAGAATTAAAATATGCTGCCTGTAAACTCGGTTCTGCCTTTCAAAAAGTTAATTTCCTACGTGACTTAAAGAGCGACTATGAAGAAAGGGGTAGGGTATATTTTCCTGGAGTGGATTTCAAAACTTTTAACAATACTGTTAAATCGAAAATTGAGTCTGATATTGAGCGCGATTTTGAAGAAGCACTGATTGGGATTAACCAATTACCACGAGGAGCTAAATTAGGGGTCAAAATTGCCTATCTCTATTATTTGAAGTTGTTTTATAAAATTAAATCTTTGTCTCCTGAAACAATTACCCAAAGGAGAATAAGGATTCCCAATGCTAGAAAATTTACCCTACTGATAAGTACTTATTTTGGATATAAGGTGGGTTGGAATTAA
- a CDS encoding RidA family protein: protein MSAEAKVKELGLVLPPAPPPGGVYRPIVITGNLLFLSGHGPVLPNGDMIRGKIGIDLDKEQGKEAARQVGLTMLSTLQTQLGSLNKIKRVVKVLGMVNCALDFEEHPFVINGCSELFADVWGEENGLGSRSAVGFGSLPGNISVEIEATFELNE, encoded by the coding sequence ATGTCTGCAGAAGCAAAAGTAAAAGAGTTGGGTTTAGTATTGCCTCCTGCACCTCCTCCAGGTGGTGTTTATCGTCCTATTGTAATCACCGGTAATCTATTGTTCCTTTCAGGTCATGGGCCTGTATTGCCCAACGGTGACATGATAAGGGGAAAAATTGGAATAGACTTAGACAAAGAGCAAGGGAAAGAGGCAGCGAGGCAAGTAGGATTGACCATGTTGTCAACGCTTCAAACCCAGTTGGGAAGTCTGAATAAGATCAAAAGAGTGGTTAAAGTTTTGGGGATGGTAAACTGTGCACTTGACTTTGAAGAGCATCCTTTTGTTATCAATGGATGCAGCGAATTATTTGCCGATGTTTGGGGAGAAGAAAATGGTCTTGGATCTAGAAGTGCTGTAGGATTTGGCTCCCTACCGGGCAATATATCGGTGGAAATTGAGGCCACATTTGAATTAAATGAATAG